The Pantoea vagans genome includes a window with the following:
- the fadB gene encoding fatty acid oxidation complex subunit alpha FadB, giving the protein MLYQGDTLSVHWLDDGIAELVFDAPGSVNKLDTKTVASLGEALAVLEKQPDLRGLLLTSAKPAFIVGADITEFLSLFDAPEEKLSQWLAFANSIFNRLEDLPVPTVAAIDGYALGGGCECVLATDFRVATPTTRIGLPETKLGIMPGFGGSVRLPRLLGADSALEIIAAGKDIDGTSALKLGLVDAVVSSEKLRAAALTVLQDAIAQGSWQARRAPKLAPLKLSPIEAAMSFTIAKSMVMQTAGKHYPAPITAVKTIEAAAGLGRDDALKLETAAFVPLAQSDVARALVGIFLNDQYVKGLAKKHSSAAGAPQQAAVLGAGIMGGGIAYQSAWKGVPVKMKDINPQALTLGMTEASKLLNKQLERGKIDGAKLASVLTTIQPTLDYAGFERTDVVVEAVVENPQIKAKVLAETEQHLRDDAILASNTSTIPISQLAQSLQRPENFCGMHFFNPVPRMPLVEVIRGEQTSEATISKVVAWASKMGKTPIVVNDCPGFFVNRVLFPYFAAFSLLLRDGADFRQIDKVMEKQFGWPMGPAWLLDVVGIDTAHHAQQVMAQGFPSRMQKDYRDAIDVLFEAKRYGQKNGLGFYQWEQDKKGKAQKKTDPAVDALLEPICEPKRVFSDEDIANRMMLPMLNEVVRCLEEKIIASPAEADMALVYGLGFPPFRGGAFRYMDTLSTSNLVDQAKRYTALGPLYAIPELLVQKAHQHQSWYPAAQPIDEAALQSA; this is encoded by the coding sequence ATGCTCTACCAAGGCGATACCCTTTCAGTTCACTGGCTCGACGATGGCATCGCCGAGTTGGTGTTTGATGCACCCGGTTCAGTGAATAAACTCGACACCAAAACAGTAGCTTCATTGGGCGAGGCCCTCGCCGTGCTGGAAAAACAGCCGGATCTGCGCGGCCTGCTGCTCACGTCGGCCAAACCGGCGTTTATTGTCGGTGCTGACATCACCGAATTCCTGTCGCTGTTTGATGCGCCAGAAGAGAAATTGAGCCAGTGGCTGGCGTTTGCCAATAGCATCTTTAATCGCCTGGAAGATCTGCCCGTCCCAACCGTGGCAGCGATTGACGGCTATGCGCTGGGAGGCGGCTGCGAGTGCGTGCTGGCAACCGATTTCCGTGTTGCCACACCAACCACACGTATCGGCCTGCCAGAAACGAAACTGGGTATCATGCCTGGATTCGGCGGCAGCGTGCGTTTGCCACGCCTGCTGGGTGCCGATAGTGCACTGGAAATCATTGCGGCCGGAAAAGATATTGATGGCACCAGCGCACTCAAACTCGGTCTGGTCGATGCCGTAGTGAGTAGCGAGAAACTGCGCGCTGCCGCACTCACCGTGTTGCAAGATGCGATAGCACAAGGCAGTTGGCAGGCCCGCCGCGCACCGAAACTGGCCCCCTTGAAACTCAGCCCGATTGAAGCGGCGATGAGCTTCACCATTGCCAAAAGCATGGTGATGCAAACCGCAGGCAAGCACTATCCCGCACCGATCACCGCAGTGAAAACCATTGAGGCCGCAGCGGGTTTGGGCCGTGATGATGCACTGAAACTGGAAACGGCCGCCTTCGTCCCGCTGGCGCAGAGCGATGTGGCACGCGCGTTGGTTGGCATCTTCCTCAATGACCAGTATGTCAAAGGGTTGGCGAAGAAACACAGCAGTGCAGCCGGTGCTCCGCAACAAGCGGCGGTATTGGGTGCCGGTATCATGGGCGGCGGCATTGCTTATCAGTCGGCATGGAAAGGCGTGCCGGTGAAAATGAAAGATATCAACCCACAGGCGCTGACGCTGGGCATGACGGAAGCCAGTAAGCTGCTAAACAAGCAACTGGAGCGCGGTAAAATCGATGGCGCTAAGCTGGCCAGCGTACTCACCACCATTCAGCCCACGCTGGATTACGCCGGGTTTGAACGGACGGATGTGGTGGTTGAAGCCGTGGTAGAAAACCCGCAGATCAAAGCCAAAGTGCTGGCCGAAACTGAGCAGCATCTTCGTGACGATGCCATTCTCGCCTCCAACACCTCCACCATTCCGATTAGCCAGTTAGCGCAGTCGCTGCAGCGCCCAGAGAATTTTTGTGGCATGCACTTCTTTAATCCCGTGCCACGCATGCCGTTGGTTGAAGTGATTCGCGGTGAGCAGACTTCAGAAGCCACGATCAGCAAAGTGGTGGCCTGGGCCAGTAAAATGGGCAAAACGCCGATTGTGGTAAATGATTGCCCCGGCTTTTTCGTTAACCGCGTGCTGTTCCCCTACTTTGCCGCGTTCAGTCTGCTGCTGCGTGATGGCGCTGACTTCCGCCAAATCGACAAAGTGATGGAGAAACAGTTTGGCTGGCCAATGGGCCCGGCCTGGCTGCTGGATGTGGTGGGTATTGATACCGCTCACCACGCGCAACAAGTCATGGCGCAGGGTTTCCCTTCTCGCATGCAGAAAGATTACCGCGACGCGATTGATGTGCTGTTCGAGGCGAAACGTTACGGCCAGAAAAACGGCCTGGGCTTCTATCAGTGGGAGCAAGACAAAAAAGGCAAAGCACAGAAGAAAACCGATCCGGCTGTTGATGCCCTGCTGGAGCCGATTTGCGAACCCAAACGCGTATTCAGCGATGAAGACATCGCTAACCGCATGATGCTGCCGATGCTCAACGAAGTGGTGCGTTGCCTGGAAGAGAAGATCATCGCCTCACCCGCTGAAGCCGATATGGCACTGGTGTACGGTCTGGGGTTCCCTCCTTTCCGAGGTGGCGCTTTCCGCTACATGGACACGCTCAGCACCAGCAACCTGGTCGATCAGGCTAAACGTTACACCGCGCTTGGCCCTCTCTATGCCATACCCGAGCTGTTAGTACAGAAAGCCCATCAGCATCAGAGCTGGTATCCAGCGGCCCAACCGATTGACGAAGCAGCACTGCAAAGTGCCTGA
- the fadA gene encoding acetyl-CoA C-acyltransferase FadA has translation MENVVIVDAVRTPMGRSKGGAFRQVRAEDLSAHLMRELLSRNPGVDPAALDDIIWGCVQQTLEQGFNIARNAALLAEIPHRVPASTVNRLCGSSMQALHDAARAIMVGDAHSCLIGGVEHMGHVPMNHGVDFHPGLGRTVAKAAGMMGLTAEMLARMHHIKREQQDAFALRSHQRAWAATQRGDFKREIVPTYGHDADGVLKRYDIDEVIREDTTLEGLAALRPAFDPVNGTVTAGTSSALSDGAAAMLIMSESRARELGLTPRARIRSMAVVGCDPSIMGYGPVPASKLALKRAGLSVQDIDLFELNEAFAAQTLPCIKDLGLLDQLDEKVNLNGGAIALGHPLGCSGARISTTLLNLMERRDAHFGLATMCIGLGQGIATVFERV, from the coding sequence ATGGAAAATGTAGTGATTGTTGATGCGGTACGCACACCCATGGGCCGTTCCAAAGGCGGTGCGTTTCGTCAGGTGCGCGCGGAAGATCTCTCTGCGCATCTGATGCGCGAACTGCTGAGCCGCAATCCTGGTGTCGATCCCGCAGCGCTGGACGACATCATCTGGGGCTGTGTCCAGCAAACGCTGGAACAGGGCTTCAACATTGCACGTAACGCGGCGTTGCTGGCGGAGATTCCTCACCGCGTCCCGGCCAGCACCGTCAATCGTCTGTGCGGTTCATCGATGCAGGCACTGCACGACGCCGCGCGCGCCATTATGGTCGGCGATGCGCACAGCTGTCTGATCGGCGGCGTCGAGCATATGGGCCATGTGCCGATGAATCACGGCGTTGATTTCCATCCTGGCTTAGGCCGCACCGTTGCGAAAGCGGCGGGCATGATGGGATTAACTGCTGAAATGCTGGCACGTATGCACCACATTAAACGTGAGCAGCAGGATGCCTTTGCCTTGCGTTCGCATCAGCGCGCCTGGGCTGCTACACAGCGCGGTGACTTCAAACGTGAGATTGTGCCCACATACGGCCACGATGCGGATGGCGTACTGAAGCGCTATGACATCGATGAAGTGATCCGCGAAGATACCACGCTGGAAGGATTAGCCGCGCTGCGTCCGGCATTCGATCCGGTCAACGGCACTGTGACAGCGGGCACCTCCTCTGCACTCTCTGACGGCGCTGCCGCGATGCTGATCATGAGCGAAAGCCGTGCCAGAGAACTCGGCCTGACACCACGTGCACGCATTCGCAGCATGGCCGTGGTGGGTTGCGATCCCTCCATCATGGGTTACGGTCCGGTTCCCGCCAGTAAGCTGGCGCTGAAACGGGCAGGATTAAGCGTGCAAGATATCGACCTGTTTGAGCTTAACGAAGCCTTTGCCGCGCAGACGCTGCCGTGCATTAAGGATTTGGGGCTGCTGGATCAGTTGGATGAGAAAGTGAATCTGAACGGCGGCGCCATTGCTCTGGGCCATCCGTTGGGATGCTCTGGCGCGCGAATCAGCACCACGCTGCTGAATCTGATGGAACGCCGTGATGCGCACTTTGGTCTGGCGACCATGTGCATTGGTCTAGGTCAGGGCATTGCGACGGTGTTTGAACGGGTTTAA
- the fre gene encoding NAD(P)H-flavin reductase: MTTLSCKVTSVEAITDTVFRVRLIPAADFSFRAGQYLMVVMDERDKRPFSLASTPMEKDIIELHIGASDLNLYAMAVMDRIKNDRQITVDMPHGDAWLREESDRPIILIAGGTGFSYARSILLTALAQQPERDIAIYWGGRELMHLYDLDELNALAVKHPNLKVIPVVEQPAEGWEGRSGTVLTAVMQDYTTLSEHDIYIAGRFEMAKIARERFCAERGAVEAQMFGDAFAFI, translated from the coding sequence ATGACGACGTTAAGCTGCAAAGTCACTTCGGTTGAAGCGATTACGGATACGGTATTCCGCGTCCGATTGATTCCAGCAGCGGATTTCAGCTTCCGCGCGGGACAGTATCTGATGGTGGTAATGGATGAGCGTGACAAGCGCCCGTTTTCACTGGCTTCAACGCCGATGGAAAAGGACATCATCGAGCTGCACATCGGCGCATCTGACCTCAATCTCTATGCCATGGCGGTGATGGATCGCATCAAAAACGATCGTCAAATCACCGTGGACATGCCGCATGGCGATGCCTGGCTGCGAGAAGAGAGTGATCGCCCGATCATTTTGATTGCCGGTGGCACGGGTTTCTCTTATGCACGTTCCATTCTGCTGACGGCGCTGGCCCAGCAGCCAGAGCGCGATATCGCCATTTACTGGGGTGGACGTGAATTGATGCATCTCTACGATCTGGATGAGCTGAATGCGCTGGCGGTGAAGCATCCTAATCTGAAGGTGATCCCGGTCGTCGAGCAGCCAGCGGAAGGTTGGGAAGGTCGCAGTGGCACGGTGTTGACTGCCGTGATGCAGGATTACACGACCCTTAGCGAGCACGACATCTATATCGCTGGTCGTTTTGAGATGGCGAAGATTGCACGCGAGCGTTTCTGTGCGGAGCGCGGTGCGGTAGAAGCGCAGATGTTCGGCGATGCGTTTGCGTTTATCTAA
- the ubiD gene encoding 4-hydroxy-3-polyprenylbenzoate decarboxylase produces the protein MKYQDLRDFLALLEQRGELKRITQEIDPELEMTEIADRTLRAGGPALLFENPKGYDMPVLCNLFGTPKRVAMGMGQEEVSALREVGKLLAFLKEPEPPKGFRDLFDKMPQFKQVLNMPTKRLRNAPCQEEVFSGDDVDLSRIPVMKCWPGDAAPLITWGLTVTRGPHKERQNLGIYRQQVIGKNRVIMRWLSHRGGALDFQEWCKAHPGERFPVSVALGADPATILGAVTPVPDTLSEYAFAGLLRGNKTEVVKCLSNDLEVPASAEIVLEGYIEPGDMAPEGPYGDHTGYYNEVDSFPVFTVTHVTQRRNPIYHSTYTGRPPDEPAVLGVALNEVLVPILIKQFPEIVDFYLPPEGCSYRLAVVTIKKQYAGHAKRVMFGVWSFLRQFMYTKFVIVCDDDVNARDWNDVIWAITTRMDPARDTVMVENTPIDYLDFASPVSGLGSKMGLDATNKWPGETTREWGTPIVKDPAVTARIDAIWDELAIFAEPPQR, from the coding sequence ATGAAATATCAGGATTTACGAGACTTCCTCGCGTTGCTTGAGCAGCGAGGCGAGCTAAAGCGCATCACTCAGGAAATCGATCCTGAGCTGGAGATGACTGAAATTGCCGATCGCACCCTCCGTGCGGGTGGCCCGGCACTGCTGTTTGAGAACCCTAAAGGGTACGACATGCCGGTGCTGTGTAATCTGTTCGGTACGCCAAAACGTGTGGCGATGGGCATGGGCCAGGAAGAGGTCAGTGCCCTGCGAGAAGTGGGTAAACTGCTGGCGTTCCTGAAAGAACCCGAGCCACCAAAAGGTTTCCGCGATCTGTTCGACAAGATGCCGCAGTTCAAGCAAGTGCTAAATATGCCGACCAAGCGTCTGCGTAATGCGCCGTGTCAGGAAGAGGTATTTAGCGGCGATGATGTCGATCTGTCGCGTATTCCGGTAATGAAATGCTGGCCGGGTGATGCGGCACCGCTGATCACCTGGGGCCTCACCGTGACGCGTGGACCGCACAAAGAGCGCCAGAACCTCGGCATCTATCGCCAGCAGGTGATCGGTAAGAATCGCGTTATCATGCGTTGGTTGTCCCATCGCGGCGGCGCACTGGATTTCCAGGAGTGGTGTAAAGCCCATCCCGGCGAGCGTTTCCCCGTCTCGGTAGCGCTGGGGGCCGATCCCGCGACGATTCTCGGTGCCGTGACGCCAGTGCCTGACACGCTGTCCGAATACGCTTTTGCCGGTTTACTGCGCGGCAACAAAACCGAAGTCGTGAAGTGCTTGTCCAACGACCTGGAAGTGCCGGCGAGTGCGGAAATCGTGCTGGAAGGTTATATCGAGCCTGGCGACATGGCACCTGAAGGCCCTTACGGCGATCACACGGGCTACTACAATGAAGTAGATAGTTTCCCGGTATTTACCGTGACGCACGTAACGCAGCGACGTAACCCGATTTATCACTCGACTTACACCGGTCGTCCACCGGATGAACCTGCGGTGTTAGGCGTTGCGCTGAATGAAGTGCTGGTGCCGATTCTGATCAAGCAGTTCCCGGAGATTGTTGATTTCTATCTGCCGCCTGAAGGCTGTTCTTATCGCCTCGCGGTGGTGACGATAAAGAAACAGTATGCCGGCCATGCCAAGCGCGTGATGTTTGGCGTCTGGTCTTTCCTGCGCCAGTTTATGTACACCAAGTTTGTGATTGTGTGCGATGACGATGTTAACGCACGCGACTGGAACGATGTGATTTGGGCCATTACGACACGTATGGATCCGGCGCGCGATACCGTGATGGTGGAGAACACGCCTATCGACTATCTTGATTTCGCCTCACCGGTTTCCGGTTTGGGCTCGAAGATGGGGCTCGATGCCACCAACAAGTGGCCTGGTGAAACCACCCGTGAGTGGGGGACGCCGATTGTCAAAGATCCGGCCGTCACCGCGCGCATTGACGCAATTTGGGATGAGTTAGCTATCTTTGCCGAGCCGCCGCAGCGCTAA
- the pepE gene encoding dipeptidase PepE, giving the protein MELFLLSNGKVADDAPLLSYAHPQLHAMIAQRGITSAVLVPYAIIRGDHAQRAQDLSDSLGIQVRTVHEFSSPVAAIEQAELILVSGGNTWFLNQMLHEQGLIVAIQRAVRERDVPYVGWSAGCNVATPSIRTTNDMPVRSSVVLPALGLFPVQINPHYLDAHVSGHMGETRDERLAEFCAVNPHESVIALREASFLHVSENRLRYYSARGEDFKVFRHGEPVAAYHDVLAIQSLVPFSCQPV; this is encoded by the coding sequence ATGGAACTGTTCTTGTTGAGTAATGGCAAAGTGGCTGATGATGCGCCTTTGCTGAGCTACGCACACCCGCAACTGCACGCCATGATCGCGCAGCGGGGCATTACCTCGGCGGTGCTGGTGCCGTATGCCATCATTCGTGGTGATCACGCGCAGCGCGCGCAAGACTTATCCGACTCTCTGGGCATTCAGGTGCGTACCGTGCACGAATTCTCCTCGCCGGTGGCGGCGATTGAACAGGCGGAGTTAATCCTGGTGAGCGGTGGCAATACCTGGTTCCTCAATCAGATGCTGCATGAACAAGGTCTGATTGTGGCGATTCAGCGTGCGGTACGTGAGCGTGATGTGCCTTACGTGGGCTGGAGCGCCGGTTGTAATGTCGCCACACCTTCGATTCGCACCACCAACGATATGCCGGTGCGCAGCAGCGTGGTGTTGCCTGCGTTGGGCTTGTTCCCGGTACAGATCAATCCGCACTATTTGGATGCGCACGTCAGTGGCCATATGGGCGAAACCCGTGACGAGCGTCTGGCCGAGTTCTGCGCGGTTAATCCGCATGAGTCGGTGATTGCGCTGCGTGAAGCCAGTTTCCTGCACGTGAGTGAAAACCGCCTGCGTTACTACAGCGCACGTGGTGAAGATTTTAAAGTTTTCCGTCATGGCGAGCCTGTCGCGGCGTATCACGATGTGCTGGCGATTCAATCGCTGGTGCCATTCTCCTGTCAGCCCGTTTAA